GCGCGTCCACCACCTCGTCGACATCGACCCAACCCCACTTCAGCGGATAGGTGAACTCGTCGAGTACGTAGAAATCGTGGCGCTGCTCGGTCAGCCGACGCGAGATCTCGGCCCAGCCGTCCGCGGCGGCCGCCGCGTGGTCCTCCTCGCTGCCGGATTTACGGCTCCACGACCACCCGGCGCCCATCTTGTGCCATTCGACGGCTCCGCCGAAGCCGTGCTCGTCGTGCAACCGACCGAGCCGGGTGAGCCCGGCCTCCTCCCCCACCTTCCATTTGGCACTCTTGACGAATTGAAACACCGCGACGTCCAGGCCAGCGTTCCACGCGCGCAACGCCATTCCGAACGCCGCCGTCGATTTCCCCTTGCCGTCACCGGTGTGCACCGCCAGCACCTGCTGGTTGCGCCTGGCCCGGGTGCTCAGCCCGTCGTCGGGCACCTGCAGTGGGGTTCCCTGTGGCATGGCGGCGCACCTCCGTTGTCGTTGCCCGCCGGCTAGGCGACGTCGCGTATCGCTTGCGTCAGCTGGTCGGCGTGCAACTGCTCCAATCGGACAGTCGGCGCACCGAGATGACGGGCGAGCTGGCTGGCCAAACCCAACCGGACATATGATGTTTCGCAGTCCACGACCACCGCTGCCGCGCCTTCGCAAACCAGTCGAGAGGCAGCTATTCTGCTGCGGTGCAACGGATCTGGGCCCGCCGTGGCGCGGCCGTCGGTGAGCACCACCAGCAACGGGCGGCGTACCCGGTCGCGCGCCCGCTCCCGCACGATCAGCTCCCGCGCCGCGAGCAGTCCCTCGGCCAGCGGTGTCCGCCCGCCAGTGTCGAAGCGGGCCAGCCGGCGCGCGGCGATGTGCGCCGACGACGTTGGCGGCAGCAGCACCCGCGCCTGGTCTTGGCGGAACGTGATCACGGCGACCTTGTCCCGGCGTTGGTAGGCGTCGCGCAGCAGCGACAGGGTGGCGCCACTGACCGCCGCCATCCGATCCCGGGCAGCCATCGACCCCGACGCGTCGACCACGAAAATCACCAGGTTGCCTTCGCGCCCTTCCCGAATCGCCCGCCGCACGTCATCGGCGCGGATGCGCAGCGGACCGCCCCCGGCGTGCTCGGCGGCCGACAGCACCGTGGCGAACGGATGCAACCCGTGCGCGTCGGCGTCGGTGCCGTCCGCCGCGGCCACCACGCTTCCGGATCGATTGCGGGCGCGCGACCTTCGTCCGGGCGCTCCTTCACCCACGCCGGGAACCGTCAGCGCCCGGGTCCGGAACGTCTTGGACGGCGGGGCGCTGGGCCGCGTCTTCGGCACCTGCGCCTTAGGCGCAGCTGGTTGCGAATTCTGTTGTGCTGCACGGTCACCGGCTGGGTGTCCGCCGCCGGGTGGCTCGGGGTCAGGCTCGGGTTCTTCGCCCGCCCGCTGCAGCGCCTCGCTGAGCTGGTCGGGATCGATGCCCGGATCGTCGAACGGGTCACGGCGGCGTCGGTGTGGCAGCGCCAATTCGGCCGCCACCCGGATGTCCTGTTCCTGGACGCGCGTCGCTGCCCGCCACGCGGCGTGCGCGGTGGCGGTACGGGCCACCACCAGATCGGCACGCATCCCGTCCACGTCGAACGCGGCGCACAACGTCGCGATGCGGCGTAATTCGTTGTCCGGCAACACCACGTCTTCGACGAGTGCACGCGCCGCCGCGATCCGCTGGGCCAGTTCGGCTTCGTCGGCGGCGTAACGGGTGGCGAACCCGTCCGGGTCGGCCTCGTAGGCCATCCGTTGCCGGATCACCTCCACCCGTACGTCGACGTCACGCGACGCCTGAACATCGACTGTGAGCCCGAATCGGTCGAGCAGCTGCGGACGCAGCTCGCCCTCCTCCGGATTCATCGTGCCGATCAGCACAAAGCGGGCCTCGTGAGTGTGAGATATGCCGTCGCGTTCGATGTGCACCCGGCCCATCGCCGCGGCGTCGAGCAGGACGTCGACGAGGTGGTCGTGCAGCAGGTTGACCTCGTCGACGTAGAGCACGCCGCCGTGGGCCCGCGCCAATAACCCCGGTGCGAACGCATGCTCGCCGTCGCGCAGCACCTTCTGCAGATCCAGCGACCCGATCACCCGGTCCTCGGTTGCGCCGAGCGGCATTTCGACCAGTCCCCCGCCGGTGCCGTTGCCCGTCGCCGCGGACAACAGCGCGGCAAGCCCGCGCACCGCCGTCGATTTGGCGGTGCCCTTTTCGCCGCGGATCAGCGCACCGCCGATCTCGGGTCGCACCGCACACAGCAGCAGTGCCAGCCGCAGCTGGTCCTGGCCGACGATCGCGCTAAACGGATAGGGCCTCATGGCTGGTCCGCCACCCCGGAACCGGGCCGCAGCATCGGAGTGTGCGGCACACCGTCATCGAGGAAATCGTCGCCGTCGCGGACAAACCCGTGCCGGGCATACATGTCGGCCAGGTAGCTCTGCGCGTTGATCCGGCACGGGTAGTCCCCGACCTCGGCCAGGGCCGCTTGCAGCAGCCGGGTGGTATGTCCCCGTCCGCGCATGCTGCGTTTGGTGCACAACCTCCCGATCCGGAACACTTTTTCACCGCCGGCATGCTCCTCCGTCAGCCGCAACGTGCAGATCACCTCGCCGTCGGGCGTTTCCAGCCAGAAGTGCCGGGTTTCGGCGAGTAGGTCGCGCCCATCCAGCTCCGGATACGGAATGGCCTGTTCGACCACGAACACCTCGACCCGCAGTTTGAGCAGCTCGTAAAGCGTTTGTGCGTCAAGGTCTTTGGCCCAGATGCGGCGGAGCGCTTCTGTCATGAGCGTCTCTCCTGCGCATCGCTGCGCTCTGCATCGTCGACGCCGCGCGTCATCAGCGTCTCTCCTGCGCATCGCTGCGCTCTGCATCGTCGACGCCGCGTGTCATAAGGCATTCAACTGTAGTGCCTGGGCGCTCCACGACCGCACCTCGTCATAGAGCCTGGGCTCCTGGGACAGCTGTGTCCCCAGCGAGGGGACCATTTCTTTGAGCCTGGGCAGCCAGGCCTGATAGCGATTGGCAAAATACCCCCGGAGCACGTCGAGCATGATCGGCACGGCGGTCGAGGCCCCCGGCGAGCCGCCGAGCAGGCCGGCGATGCTGCCGTCGGCCGAACCCACCACAGTGGTGCCGAATTCCAGCGCTCCGCCCTTCTTTTCGGCCGGCCTGATCACCTGCACCCGCTGACCGGCGACCGTCAGTTCCCAATCCGGATCGGCCGCGCCGGGAGCGAATTCGCGTAGTGCCCGCAGTCGGTCGGCGCGGGTCAGTCGCAGCTGGCGGAGCAGGTAGGCGATCAGCGTCGTCTGGGTCATGCCGGCACCGAGCATCGACACCACGTTGTCCCAGCGCACCGATCGGGGCAAATCGCTGGCGTGGCCGTGCTTCAAAAATTTCGGCGACCAGCCCGCGTAGGGCCCGAAGACCAGCCACGACTTGCCGTTAACGAATCGCAGGTCAAGATGCAGCGCCCCCAGCGGCGGCGCACCGGGTGCGGGGACGCCGTACACCTTGGCCCGGTGCTCGGCGGTCAGCGCCGGGTTGTCGGTGCGCAGGAACCGCCCGCCGATCGGGAAGCCGGCGAACCCCCTGACCTCGTTGATGCCGGACTTCTGCAGCAGGGGCAACGCGTCGCCGCCCGCACCGATGAACACGAACTTCGCGTCCAGCTTGCGCTTTTCGCCGGTGCGCCGGTCGAGCATCTGCAGGGTCCAGCTGCCATCGCCGTTTCGGGTCAGGTTGCGGACCTCGTGACCGAATAGCGTGGTGGCGCCGCCCCGCACGCAGAAGCCGACGAGCTGCTTGGCCAGCGAACCGAAGTCGACGTCGGTGCCCTCGGGCGCCCAGTTCAGCGCAATCGGCTCGGAGAAGTCGCGTTGGGCGGCCATCAACGGGAGCCGGCGGGCAAACTCGTCGGCATCAACGATCAACTCGGTCTCGGCGAACAACGGGTTGTGGGCCAGCGCCTGCCGACGCCGTCGCAGATAGTCCACCCCGTCGGCGCCCCGCACGAAACTGACGTGCGGCACGGCGTTGAGAAAGCTGGGATCGGTGAGGACGCCGTTTTCCACCGCATAAGCCCAGAACTGACGGGTCACCTGGAATTGCTCGTTGATCAACACCGCCTTGGTGATGTCTATCGAACCGCCACGCTCGGGTGTGTAGTTCATCTCGCACAGTCCGGCATGGCCGGTGCCGGCGTTGTTCCAGGGACTGCTGCTTTCGGCGGCGACGGCGTCAAGCCGTTCGACCAGGGTGATCGACCACTGCGGCTCCAGCAGCCTGAGCAACGCGGCCAGGGTGGCGCTCATGATGCCGGCACCGACCAGCGCGACGTCGGTGCGCGCCGTTGACTCTGACACCCGAACGTTGATCCTTCCCTGAGCCGTGCCGTCCCTCAGGTTATCCCGGGCACGCGGTCGGAAACGACCTGCACCGGCCCGGATCAGCAAAAGCGACCGCCAGGCTAAGCTGACCTGGTGACTGGCTGGGTGCCCGACGTCCTACCTGGCTACTGGCAGAACACCATTGCGCTGGGAGCCGATCCCGCCGGCGAGGGCGACATCGTCGCAACCCTGATTCGACGCGGGCCCCAACCCGGCGCTGCCGGCGGCGTCGGGCATGCGGTGCTCGCGGTTCACGGTTACACCGACTACTTCTTCAACACCGCGCTGGCCGATCATTTCGCCGACCGCGGCTTCGCCTTCTATGCGCTAGACCTGCAGAAGTGCGGCCGGTCGCGCCGCGACGGCCAGACCCCGCATTTCATCACCGATCTCGCGCATTACGACACCGAACTCGAACGCGCCCTGTCTCTCATCACCGCGCAGGCCGGCAACGACCCGAAGGTTCTGATCTACGGCCACTCGGCCGGTGGCCTGATCGTGTCGCTGTGGCTCGACCGGTTGCGACAACGAAACCCGAAGGCGCACGCCCTCATCGCCGGGCTGGTCCTCAACAGCCCCTTCCTGGATCTGCACGGCCCCGCGATCCTGCGGCTGGGTTTCACCTCGGCCATGATCGCGGGGCTGTCGCGGCTGCGCGCCAAGAGCGTGGTCCGGCCGTCGAGCAAGGGCGGTTACGGTACTACCCTGCACCGCGACTACGACGGCGAGTTCGAATACGACCTGCAATGGAAACCGTTGGGCGGCTTTCCCATAACCGTGGGATGGCTCAACGCCGTGCGTCGCGGCCAAGCCCGGTTACACCGTGGACTCGACGTCGGGGTGCCCAACCTCATCCTGCGGTCGGACCACAGCGTGCCCGAAAGCGCGGACGCCGCGGCCATGCAACACGGCGACGCGGTGCTCGACGTCACCCAGATCGCCAGGTGGGCGGGCTGCATCGGGAACCGTAGCAGCATCATCCCGGTGGCCGACGCCAAACACGACGTGTTCCTGTCGTTGGCGCAGCCGCGCGAGGCCGCCTATCGGGAACTGGACGGCTGGCTGGCCGGCCACCTGCGCGGCCACGATGCCGACGTCCCCGCGTCATTCGGAAAGGGGTGAGGGCGTGCAGACCTACGACATCGCGATCATTGGAACCGGTTCGGGCAACAGCATTCTCGATGACCGCTTCGCCGACAAGCGGGTGGCGATGTGCGAGCAGGGCACCTTCGGCGGAACCTGCCTCAACGTCGGATGCATCCCGACCAAGATGTTCGTGTACGCGGCCGAGGTCGCCCAGACGATCCGCGACGCGGCGCGCTACGGCATTGACGCCAGCATCGAGCGGGTGCGCTGGGACGACATCGTCTCCCGGATTTTCGGGCGCATCGATCCCATCTCGGTCGGCGGCGAGGACTATCGCAGTTCCGCGCCCAACATCGATGTGTACAAACAACACACCCGCTTCGGACCAGTTCAGGACGACGGGCGCTACCTGCTGCATACCGACGCCGGCGAGGAGTTCGCCGCCGACCAGGTGGTGATCGCCGCCGGGGCGCGGCCGGTCATCCCCCCGGCGATTCTCGAGTGCGGTGCCCGCTACTACACCAGCGACACCATCATGCGAATCGCCGAATTGCCGGCGCATCTGGTGATCGTCGGAGGCGGTTTCGTGGCGGCCGAGTTCGCCCACATCTTCTCCTCGCTTGGCGCGCGGGTCACCCTGATCGTCCGCGGCTCCGCCTTGCTGCGCCATTGCGACGACGTCCTGTGCAAGCGCTTCACCCGCATCGCGTCGAGCAAATGGGAACTGCACACCCACCGCAACGTCGTGGGCGCCGAGAATCACGGGTCCGGCGTCGCGGTGCACCTCGACGACGGGCACACCGTGCACGCCGACGCGATGCTGGTGGCGACCGGCCGGGTCTCCAACGCCGATCAACTCAACCTCGAGCAGGCCGGCGTCACCGTCGAGGACGGTTTGGTGGTCGTCGACGAACACCAGCGCACCACGGCGCGTGGGGTTTTCGCGCTCGGCGATGTCTCTTCGCACTACCAGCTCAAGCACGTCGCCAACCATGAGGCGCGGGTAGTGCAGCACAACCTACTGTGCGATTGGGACGACACCACGGCGATGGCCGTCGCCGACCACCGCTACGTGCCGTCCGCCGTGTTCACCGACCCTCAGATCGCCTCCGTGGGATTGACCGAAAATGAAGCCATCGCACAGGGTTTCAAGATTTCGACCAAGATTCAGGACTACGGCGACGTCGCCTACGGCTGGGCGATGGAGGACACCACCGGGATCGTGAAACTCATCGCCGAGCGCGGCACCGGGCGGTTGCTGGGGGCACACATCATGGGCTATCAGGCCTCGTCGATCATCCAGCCGTTGATCCAGGCCATGAGCTTCGGACTCAGCGCACCAGAGATGGCCCGCGGGCAGTACTGGATCCATCCGGCGCTACCGGAAGTAGTGGAGAACGCACTGCTCGGGCTGCGCTGAGCGCTCAGCGCCGCCCCGCCGACTCGACGTCCTGGCACTCCGGGCACAGGCCGTGCAACGTCAGGCCCGCCCGCTCCGACAAGGCGAACGCGCTGCCGGCCATCGCGTGTTCGAGCGCCGAACTCAGCTGCCGGGCGGGCACCTCGATCATCGAGTCGCACTCGGTGCACACCGCGTGGTGGTGCGGGGCCGTCGCCAGCCCATAGGTTGTGGTGCCGCCGTCCAGCGTCAGCGCGTGTAACACCGACTGCTCGACCAGAGTGGTCACCGTTCGGTAGATGGTGGCCAGGTCGGGGGGCTGGGTGCCGGCGGGCAGGCACTGCTGCACCCGCTGGTGAATCTCCGCGACGGACAGATGCCCATTGACCGGTTCGAGCACGGCCAATACCTGAATACGCGATGCCATCCGCCGCAGCCCACGGGCGCGCAGGAATTCGCCGATACGTTCGGTAACCACGGGATCGAGTGCCGACGAGTTGGACGTCACCCGTTCAGTGTCGCGCCGGTTACGCAGGATTGCCAGTATTCGGAGCCTCAGAGGCCAAAGCTCCTGCAACTCGCTTGCATCGATCTCGTCCCCGAACCTAAGGTCATGGGCGTCGTCCGCAGGACGCACCGCAACCGCACCGCACCTGAACACACAAGGACCGAATGTCCACCACGGACCTCGCCCCGCCGCAGACCAGGTTGGCCAAGCTGCAGGGCTCGCTGAGCGCCGCGGAGTGGGGGCGTGTCGCAATGATGCTGACCCTGATCGTCGCGCTGCACCTGGTCGGCTGGGCGACCCTGCTGCTGCTGGTCGATCCGGCGCGGCTCAGCGTGGGCGGCAAGGCATTCGGCATCGGCGTCGGGGTGACCGCGTATGCCTTGGGCCTGCGGCACGCCTTCGACGCCGACCACATCGCCGCGATCGACAACACCACCCGCAAGCTGATGGGCGACGGGCAACGCCCCCTTGGCGTCGGGTTCTTCTTCTCGTTGGGGCACTCCACCGTGGTGTTCACGCTGGCGGTGCTGCTGGCCATCGGCACCACGACCGTCGTCGGGCCCGTCGAGAACGATTCGTCCACGCTGCACCACTACACCGGGCTGATCGGCACCAGCATCTCGGGCGTGTTCCTGTACCTGATCGCCGCCCTGAACCTGGTGGTGCTGGCCGGGATTCTGCGGACGTTTCTGCGCTTGCGTCGCGGCCATTACGACGAGGCCGAACTCGAGCAGCAGTTAGCGAGCCGCGGCTTCCTCAACCGGTTCTTCGGCCGCTTCACCCGCTCGATCACCAAGTCGTGGCACATGTATCCGATCGGATTGCTGTTCGGCCTGGGCTTCGATACCGCGACCGAGATCGCCCTGCTGGTATTGGCCGGTACCAGCGCGGCAGCCGGGCTGCCGTGGTATGCCATTCTGTGTTTGCCGGTGCTGTTCGCGGCCGGCATGTGTCTGCTCGACACCATCGACGGCTCGTTCATGAACTTCGCCTACGGGTGGGCGTTCGCCAGTCCGGTGCGCAAGATCTACTACAACATCACCATCACCGGACTCTCGGTGGTGGTCGCCCTGCTGATCGGCAGCATCGAACTGATCGACCTGTTCGCCGAGCAGCTCGGCTGGCGCGGCCCGTTTTGGGACTGGGTGGCAAGCCTCGACCTGAACACCGTCGGCTTCGTCATCGTCGGCCTCTTCGCGCTCACCTGGGTGGCGGCGCTGCTCATCTGGCGCTACGGCCGCATCGAAGAGAAGTGGGCGCCGGCCACCGAGCGCACGGTGTAGCTGTCCCTGCGCAAGCTGCGGGTATTCGTCGCGGCTGGCGCGGAGTAGAAACAACGGTATGGGGCCGCCCCCGACGCCGGCGGCCGGCGATGCATGAGCTCTCGCTGTGCGAGGCGATCGCCGGTGTGGTGAAGGTCCACGCGGACGGGCGGCACGTCGATGTGGTCCGCGTCCGGATCGGCGCGCTGCGTCAAGTGGTCCCCGAGTCGTTGTTGTTTTGCTGGACCCTGGTCCGCGACGCGCAGAGCCTGCCCGACGCCGAGCTCGAACTCGAGTGTGTCGGCGCCGAGGTGCGTTGCCGTTCCTGCGGTCGGCAATCCGAGATCACGTCGACGTGGTCGATTTGGTGCCCGCAGTGCGACAGCTCCGACGTGCAGGTGCTGCACGGCGACGAGTTCCTGGTGACATCGCTGGACGTCTCCTGAAAGGGCTTGCCGCCCAGCCGAGTTCGACGTCGGCGAGCATGGAGATCTGGTGTTGCTCAACAAGATCGACCGCACGCCGCCACTGGATGCCGAGGTGGACACCTACCTTGCCCACGGGCGCCAGGGATCGATCGCGGCGGGGGTGACCGTTGACAACTCCAAGGGGCGGGAGTAGACCCAGAAACAACGCTGCGCAAGTGGGCCGACGGTCGACTCCGGCAGCGCCAGGAGCCCAGCCCGGCCCCGGAAAGCTGCAGCATGCCAACGGAAGCAGCAGTCAAAGCGGAAGAAACATTGATCCACGTCCTTTGGATCAATGCGGGCCTCAGTTGTGATGGTGATTCGGTGGCGTTGACTGCCGCCACCCAGCCCAGTGTCGAGGAGATCGCCCTCGGAGCTCTTCCCGGTCTCCCCAAAGTCGCCGTGCACTGGCCCCTGATCGATTTCGAATGCGGCCCCACCGGAGGCGCCGACGACTTCCTGCAATGGTTCTTCAAGGCCGACCGCGGCGAACTGGAGCCGTTCGTCCTCGTGGTCGAAGGGTCCATTCCGAACGAGAACATCAAGCAGGAGGGTTACTGGTGCGGGTTCGGCAACGACCCCGCGACCGGCCAGCCGATGACCACCAGCGAGTGGCTGGACCGGCTTGCCCCCAAGGCCACCGCGATCGTCGCCGTCGGCACCTGTGCAACCTACGGCGGGATCCACGCCATGGCGGGCAATCCGACCGGAGCGATGGGGGTGCCCGATTATCTGGGCTGGGGCTGGCAGAGCAAGGCCGGCATTCCGATCGTGTGCGTACCGGGCTGCCCGATCCATCCGGACAACCTGTCGGAAACGCTGACCTATCTGCTCTACATGGCGACAGGTCAGGCGCCGATGATTCCGCTCGACGATGCGCTGCGCCCGAAGTGGTTGTTCGGCAACACCGTCCACGAAGGCTGCGACCGGGCCGGCTATTACGAGCAGGGCGATTTCGCCACCGAGTACGGGTCACCGAAATGCATTGTCAAGCTTGGCTGTTGGGGCCCCGTGGTGAAGTGCAATGTGCCCAAACGAGGTTGGATCAACGGAATCGGTGGTTGCCCGAACGTCGGCGGCATCTGCATCGGATGCACGATGCCGGGATTCCCCGACAAGTTCATGCCGTTCATGGACGAGCCACCGGGGGGCAAGCTCTCCAGCACCGCGTCCGGGTTGTACGGCTCCGTGATTCGCAGCTTGAGGGGTATCACGGCCCGCACCGTCGACAAGGAACCGCGCTGGCGCCACAAGGGCACTGAACTCACCACCGGGGCACGCCGCACCTGGTAGGTGCCGGCGCGTGCGTCAAGTTTTCCAGCGATCTTCACGCCACATGCCGTTGGGGCAGAGAGTAGTAATGCGATGACAACCATCATTCCCAAGCCCACGCAAGACAAGCAGCAGCCGGGTCAACTCGTCGACATGTCGTGGGACCCGATCACCCGGATCGTGGGCAGCCTAGGCATCTACACCAAGATCGACTTCGAGAACCGCCAAGTCGTCGAATGCCACAGCACCTCGTCGATTTTCCGCGGTTACTCGATCTTCATGAAGGGCAAGGACCCGCGCGACGCCCACTTCATCACCAGCCGCATCTGCGGCATCTGCGGCGACAACCACGCCACCTGCTCCTGCTACGCCCAGAACATGGCCTACGGCGTCAAGCCGCCACACCTGGGCGAGTGGATCGTCAACCTCGGCGAGGCCGCGGAATACATGTTCGACCACAACATCTTCCAGGAAAACCTGGTCGGAGTGGACTTCTGCGAGAAGATGGTCGCCGAAACCAACCCCAGCGTGCTCTCGTTGGCCGAGAAGACCCCCGCCCCACAGGCCGGCGCCCACGGCTACCGGACCATCGCCGACATCATGCGCTCACTCAACCCGTTCAGCGGCGAGTTCTACCGCGAGGCGTTACAGGTCAGCCGGTGGACCCGGGAAATGTTCTGCCTGATGGAGGGTCGCCACGTGCACCCCTCCACGCTGTACCCGGGCGGGGTCGGCACCGTGGCGACCATCCAGCTGATGACCGACTACCTGACCCGGCTGATGCGCTACGTGGAGTTCATGAAGAAGGTCGTGCCCATGCACGACGACCTGTTCGACTTCTTCTACGAAGCGCTGCCCGGCTACCAGAACGTCGGATTGCGCCGCACGTTACTCGGCTGCTGGGGTTCCTTCCAGGACCCCGAGGTATGCAACTTCAAGTACCAGGACATGGAACGCTGGGGCAACGCGATGTTCGTCACCCCGGGTGTGGTGGTCGACGGCAAGCTGGTCACCCACTCGCTGGTCGACATCAACCTCGGCATCCGAATCCTTTTGGGCAGTTCATATTACGACGACTGGACGGATCAGGAAACGTTCGTCAAGACCGATCCGCTGGGCAACGCCGTGGACCGGCGCCACCCGTGGAACCAGCACACCAACCCCCATCCGCAGAAGCGCGACATGGATGGCGGCAAGTACA
This Mycobacterium simiae DNA region includes the following protein-coding sequences:
- a CDS encoding nickel-dependent hydrogenase large subunit: MTTIIPKPTQDKQQPGQLVDMSWDPITRIVGSLGIYTKIDFENRQVVECHSTSSIFRGYSIFMKGKDPRDAHFITSRICGICGDNHATCSCYAQNMAYGVKPPHLGEWIVNLGEAAEYMFDHNIFQENLVGVDFCEKMVAETNPSVLSLAEKTPAPQAGAHGYRTIADIMRSLNPFSGEFYREALQVSRWTREMFCLMEGRHVHPSTLYPGGVGTVATIQLMTDYLTRLMRYVEFMKKVVPMHDDLFDFFYEALPGYQNVGLRRTLLGCWGSFQDPEVCNFKYQDMERWGNAMFVTPGVVVDGKLVTHSLVDINLGIRILLGSSYYDDWTDQETFVKTDPLGNAVDRRHPWNQHTNPHPQKRDMDGGKYSWVMSPRWFDGKDHLALDTGGGPLARLWATALAGLVDIGYVKATGSSVQINLPKTALLGPVELEWKIPQHGSNTIERDRARTYFQAYAAACALHFAEKALEEIRAGRTKTWEKFEVPDEAIGCGFTEAVRGVLSHHLVIRDGKIANYHPYPPTPWNANPRDSFGTPGPYEDAVQGQPIFEENGRENFKGIDIMRTVRSFDPCLPCGVHMYLGKGRTLERLHTPTQSPAGE